A window of the Electrophorus electricus isolate fEleEle1 chromosome 11, fEleEle1.pri, whole genome shotgun sequence genome harbors these coding sequences:
- the olig4 gene encoding oligodendrocyte transcription factor 4, whose translation MDSDTGSTCSRSSSPDLAVDSAVGAFFSSKVLRAYRGEEAALRPDRDRPEGTEEGPQGAGSGGKSRNRAELSKDDLQELRLRVNSRERKRMHDLNQAMDGLREVMPYAQGPSVRKLSKISTLLLARNYILMLSSSLEEMKKLVGEVYGAGAAQSRPARPVLTRTAASPPQLPQLPLLPLAQSLHPLAASAAAASTSPLQQGGAQTPHSPPSAGYLGFHATPLPSLLKEPLPLSASYRHFPGMPCPCALCQPLPTSTASLHSLPMGK comes from the coding sequence ATGGATTCGGACACTGGCTCCACCTGCAGCCGTTCTTCCTCACCAGACCTGGCCGTGGACTCTGCCGTGGGTGCTTTCTTCTCCAGCAAAGTGCTCCGGGCGTACCGTGGAGAGGAGGCGGCCCTGCGACCAGACCGGGATAGGCCAGAAGGGACCGAGGAGGGCCCACAAGGAGCCGGGTCTGGGGGGAAGAGCCGGAACCGGGCCGAGCTCTCCAAGGACGACCTGCAAGAGCTGCGTCTGCGGGTGAACAGCCGTGAGCGCAAGCGCATGCACGACCTGAACCAGGCCATGGACGGCCTGCGCGAGGTCATGCCCTACGCCCAAGGACCGTCCGTGCGCAAACTCTCCAAGATCTCCACCCTCCTGCTGGCCCGCAACTACATCCTCATGCTCTCCAGCTCactggaggagatgaagaagcTGGTGGGCGAGGTGTACGGCGCCGGCGCCGCCCAGAGCCGCCCAGCACGGCCCGTCCTGACCCGGACCGCCGCCTCTCCTCCCCAGCTGCCACAGCTACCCCTGCTGCCACTGGCCCAGTCCCTGCATCCCCTGGCGGCCAGCGCGGCGGCCGCGAGCACCTCCCCCCTCCAGCAGGGCGGCGCACAGACGCCCCACTCTCCGCCCTCCGCTGGTTACCTGGGCTTCCACGCCACGCCCCTGCCCAGCCTGCTCAAGGAACCGCTGCCTCTGTCCGCCTCCTACCGCCACTTCCCCGGCATGCCGTGCCCCTGTGCCCTCTGCCAGCCTCTCCCCACCTCCACAGCCAGCCTACACAGCCTTCCCATGGGCAAGTGA